In Sphingomonas phyllosphaerae, one DNA window encodes the following:
- a CDS encoding Gfo/Idh/MocA family oxidoreductase gives MTEKTFDVTRRTFLDRVLMATAGSVMAGATPWAAIAAGAETAGAGKVRLGVIGTGDRGRALIQNIAKTRNCMVAALCDNYAPNLGKARQWVAAGTPEFSDHRAMLDARGLDAVVIATPLHRHAQHTFDAMDAGLHVWCEKAMARTIADCGRMVERARARGKVLQIGHQRMFHPTYLNALRRVKAGEIGSITQIRASWHRNNAWRRKVPADSDDRRINWRLYRESSAGLMTELATHQLQVGNWFLDGVPTRVIGSGSICFWKDGREVYDHVALIYEYAGGRKLIYTSLLNNARYGCEEQIQGSKGTIEPELGRIYQEVPARALALQRMQADVKRGHKRTIPIGGATWFPELPVTTPGESLGWGEYDETMLQFEGFGEAVRSGKPLPGLLQQAYYASVASLLGEQAMDRGEAMTWPTSLVTI, from the coding sequence ATGACCGAAAAGACTTTCGATGTGACGCGTCGTACCTTCCTCGACCGTGTGCTGATGGCCACCGCCGGCAGCGTGATGGCCGGTGCGACGCCATGGGCGGCGATCGCCGCCGGCGCCGAAACCGCCGGGGCGGGCAAGGTGCGGCTCGGCGTCATCGGCACCGGCGATCGCGGGCGCGCGCTGATCCAGAACATCGCCAAGACCCGCAATTGCATGGTCGCCGCGCTCTGCGACAATTACGCGCCCAATCTCGGCAAGGCGCGGCAATGGGTCGCGGCGGGCACGCCGGAGTTCAGCGATCATCGCGCGATGCTCGACGCTCGCGGGCTGGACGCGGTGGTGATCGCGACGCCGCTCCACCGGCACGCGCAACATACGTTCGATGCCATGGACGCCGGGCTGCACGTCTGGTGCGAGAAGGCGATGGCGCGAACGATCGCGGATTGCGGGCGGATGGTCGAACGCGCGCGTGCGCGTGGCAAGGTGCTGCAGATCGGCCACCAGCGCATGTTCCACCCTACCTATCTCAACGCATTGCGCCGCGTGAAGGCCGGGGAGATCGGCTCGATCACGCAGATCCGCGCGAGCTGGCACCGCAACAACGCCTGGCGCCGCAAGGTCCCGGCTGACAGCGACGATCGCCGCATCAACTGGCGGTTGTATCGCGAAAGCTCGGCCGGATTGATGACCGAGCTGGCGACACACCAGCTACAGGTCGGCAACTGGTTTCTCGATGGCGTGCCGACGCGGGTGATCGGCTCGGGCAGCATCTGCTTCTGGAAGGATGGGCGCGAGGTCTACGATCATGTCGCGCTGATCTACGAATATGCCGGTGGCCGGAAGCTCATCTACACGTCGCTCCTCAACAATGCGCGATACGGATGCGAGGAGCAGATCCAGGGCAGCAAGGGCACGATCGAACCGGAGCTTGGCCGTATCTATCAGGAAGTGCCGGCGCGCGCGTTGGCGTTGCAGCGGATGCAGGCCGACGTGAAGCGCGGGCACAAACGCACCATCCCGATCGGCGGCGCGACGTGGTTCCCCGAACTGCCGGTGACGACCCCGGGCGAGTCGCTCGGCTGGGGCGAGTATGACGAGACGATGCTCCAGTTCGAAGGCTTCGGCGAGGCGGTGCGCTCGGGCAAGCCGCTGCCCGGCTTGTTGCAACAGGCCTATTACGCCAGCGTGGCCTCGCTGCTCGGCGAACAGGCGATGGACCGCGGGGAGGCGATGACCTGGCCGACCTCGCTGGTTACGATTTGA
- a CDS encoding Gfo/Idh/MocA family oxidoreductase, with product MTHTDRRSVLGLGLSAGLMGLAGDALAQSVTRGDAPTETAVAKPAPEAKYRVPFAVIGMDHNHIYGITDAMIRGGGVLTSFYATDPQQIAAFRKRYPAAKLARSEDEILQDRTIKLVCSAAIPSLRAPLGIRVMRAGKDYLSDKAAVTTLAQLADVRRAIKETGRKYGIMYSERLEVPAAVMAGQMVHDGAVGRVIQTINLAPHRLSAPNRPAWFWDPARNGGILTDVGSHQADQFVYLTGTTRAQVLASQTGNFAHPEHPKFEDFGDMMLHGDGGAGYIRVDWFTPDGLPTWGDGRLFILGTEGYIELRKYVDIAGKPGGNHLFIADRKGTRYIDCSKVPLPFGPQFINDLVEGTSVAQDQAGALLAAELVLTAEAKATRATPG from the coding sequence ATGACGCATACCGATCGCCGTTCGGTGCTGGGGCTGGGGTTGAGTGCGGGGCTGATGGGGCTGGCCGGCGATGCGCTGGCGCAATCCGTGACCCGCGGCGACGCCCCGACCGAAACCGCCGTCGCCAAGCCGGCACCGGAGGCGAAGTATCGTGTGCCGTTCGCGGTGATCGGGATGGATCACAATCATATCTACGGGATCACCGATGCGATGATCCGTGGGGGTGGGGTACTCACCAGCTTCTACGCGACCGATCCGCAGCAGATCGCGGCGTTCCGCAAACGCTATCCCGCCGCGAAGCTGGCGCGGAGCGAGGATGAGATCCTGCAGGATCGCACGATCAAGCTGGTGTGCAGCGCCGCGATCCCCAGCCTGCGGGCGCCGCTCGGCATTCGCGTGATGCGCGCGGGCAAGGATTATCTCAGCGACAAGGCGGCGGTGACGACGCTCGCGCAGCTCGCGGACGTTCGTCGTGCGATCAAGGAGACCGGGCGGAAGTACGGGATCATGTATTCGGAGCGGCTCGAGGTGCCAGCCGCGGTGATGGCCGGGCAGATGGTGCATGACGGTGCGGTCGGCCGCGTGATCCAGACCATCAACCTCGCGCCGCACCGGTTGTCGGCGCCCAACCGCCCGGCGTGGTTCTGGGACCCGGCGCGCAACGGTGGCATCCTCACCGATGTCGGCAGCCATCAGGCCGATCAGTTCGTCTATCTGACCGGCACCACGCGCGCACAGGTGCTCGCGTCGCAAACCGGCAATTTCGCGCACCCGGAGCACCCGAAGTTCGAGGATTTCGGCGATATGATGCTCCACGGCGATGGCGGAGCGGGCTATATTCGCGTCGATTGGTTCACCCCGGACGGTCTGCCGACCTGGGGCGACGGCCGGCTCTTCATTCTCGGCACCGAGGGATATATCGAACTACGCAAATACGTTGATATCGCTGGAAAACCCGGCGGAAACCACCTCTTTATCGCGGACCGCAAAGGCACGCGCTACATCGATTGCTCGAAGGTGCCGTTGCCGTTCGGACCCCAGTTTATCAACGACTTGGTTGAAGGAACGTCGGTAGCCCAGGATCAGGCCGGCGCCTTGTTGGCAGCGGAGCTGGTGCTGACCGCAGAGGCAAAGGCGACCCGCGCTACGCCGGGTTAA
- a CDS encoding MBL fold metallo-hydrolase yields the protein MKVRILGSGTSSGVPRIGNDWGDCDPTEPRNRRKRSSILIEHDGTRILVDTSPDMRQQLLDADVNRLDAVIWTHEHADHVFGIDDLRQVYHALGKPVEGYARPRTASALRRQFGYVFEGNRGYPPTVNLNDLPDKLRIGTIDISIVDQPHGGITSAGLRFEAGGHVIGYATDISAMTAEMRQHYQNLDVWIVDALRRRPHPTHPDLATVLGWTEELQPRRTALVHMDQSMDFATLSAELPANVEPGFDGWEWSA from the coding sequence GTGAAGGTCCGCATCCTCGGGTCGGGCACGTCCTCCGGCGTCCCCCGGATCGGCAACGACTGGGGCGACTGCGACCCAACAGAGCCTCGTAACCGACGGAAAAGATCGTCGATTTTGATCGAGCACGACGGAACGCGCATCCTCGTCGACACCAGCCCCGACATGCGTCAGCAATTGCTCGACGCCGACGTGAACAGGCTCGACGCGGTAATTTGGACGCACGAACACGCCGACCATGTCTTTGGAATTGATGATCTTCGTCAGGTTTACCACGCGCTCGGAAAGCCCGTGGAGGGCTACGCCCGTCCGCGGACCGCGTCAGCACTTCGACGTCAGTTCGGCTACGTGTTCGAAGGCAACCGTGGCTATCCGCCGACCGTCAATCTCAATGACTTGCCGGATAAACTTCGCATCGGCACGATCGACATCAGCATCGTAGACCAGCCACACGGCGGCATCACCTCGGCAGGACTACGCTTCGAAGCCGGTGGCCACGTCATCGGCTATGCGACTGATATCAGTGCGATGACCGCGGAGATGCGGCAACATTACCAGAACCTCGATGTCTGGATCGTCGACGCCTTGCGCCGCCGTCCGCATCCCACGCATCCCGACCTCGCGACGGTGCTCGGCTGGACCGAGGAATTGCAACCACGCCGAACCGCGCTCGTACACATGGACCAGTCCATGGATTTCGCCACGCTTTCCGCTGAGTTACCCGCGAATGTTGAGCCCGGGTTTGATGGCTGGGAATGGTCGGCGTGA
- a CDS encoding TatD family hydrolase, with amino-acid sequence MLADSHCHLNYKGLVEDQQAVLERARARGVTAMLNIATRESEWDDVLATAEREPDVWATVGIHPNEADAHPHVDTARLVARGRHPRVVGVGESGLDYHYEHSDRARQQASFRAHIAAARALQVPIVVHTRDAEDDTLAILREEMEQGTYTGVIHCFTGTGIFADAAVQLGFYISISGIVTFRNATDLQETAARLPRERLLIETDAPFLAPVPNRGKPGEPSFVADTAAFLAKLRGEEVKELQEYTADNFHKLFSKTLPR; translated from the coding sequence ATGCTGGCGGACAGCCATTGCCACCTCAACTATAAGGGGTTGGTCGAGGATCAGCAGGCGGTGCTCGAACGCGCCCGCGCGCGCGGCGTGACCGCGATGCTCAACATCGCCACACGCGAGAGCGAGTGGGATGACGTGCTCGCCACCGCCGAACGCGAGCCGGACGTCTGGGCGACGGTCGGCATCCACCCCAACGAGGCCGACGCCCATCCGCACGTCGACACCGCCAGGCTGGTGGCGCGCGGTCGGCACCCGCGTGTGGTCGGCGTCGGCGAGAGCGGGCTCGATTATCATTACGAGCATTCCGACCGCGCGCGCCAGCAGGCCAGCTTCCGAGCGCACATCGCCGCCGCACGCGCGTTGCAGGTTCCGATCGTCGTTCACACGCGCGACGCGGAAGATGACACCCTTGCGATCCTGCGCGAGGAAATGGAGCAGGGGACGTACACCGGGGTCATCCATTGCTTCACGGGCACTGGTATTTTCGCGGACGCTGCGGTCCAGCTCGGATTCTACATCTCGATTTCCGGCATCGTCACGTTCCGTAATGCCACCGACCTTCAGGAAACCGCGGCGCGATTGCCTCGCGAGCGGCTCCTGATCGAGACCGATGCGCCGTTTCTTGCTCCCGTTCCGAACCGCGGCAAGCCGGGGGAGCCGTCCTTCGTCGCCGACACCGCGGCGTTCCTCGCAAAGTTGCGCGGTGAAGAAGTTAAGGAATTACAGGAATATACAGCGGATAACTTTCACAAACTCTTCAGCAAGACGCTGCCCCGGTGA
- the metG gene encoding methionine--tRNA ligase, whose protein sequence is MAEPFYITTAISYPNGRPHIGHAYEAIAADAIARFQRQAGRDVRFQTGTDEHGLKMVQTARDKGVEVRTLADEMSGHFKVMCDALNISYDRFIRTTDPDHHVASQALWRAMAAAGDLYLDRYEGWYSVRDEAFYDEKELVEGGGGAKLSPQGTPVTWTAEETWFFRLSKYQQPLLDFYAANPDFIRPESRRNEILRFVEGGLSDLSVSRTSFDWGVPVPGSPGHVMYVWVDALTNYLTGAGYPDGPMPHWPADIHLIGKDIVRFHAVYWPAFLMSAGVPLPKTVFGHGFLLHRGEKMSKSLGNVVDPLDLANAFGVDGLRYFLLREVSFGQDGSYAADAIVTRVNAELANAFGNLAQRTLSFIAKNLGGALPEPGRADVADAQLIEEVVVACAGFKAAFGDLLLSQGIEAWMRGVFACNQYIDAQAPWALRKTDPERMHAVLGTLVRAIRMLAITILPVVPAGAGRVLDLLGANDRTHAAVDDDGWYARQAAAGFVLAAPNPAFPRLEMPIEAEPA, encoded by the coding sequence ATGGCCGAGCCCTTCTACATCACCACCGCGATCAGCTACCCCAACGGCCGTCCGCATATCGGCCATGCCTATGAAGCGATCGCCGCCGACGCGATCGCACGCTTCCAGCGGCAGGCCGGGCGCGACGTCCGCTTCCAGACCGGCACAGACGAACACGGGCTGAAGATGGTCCAGACCGCCCGCGACAAGGGCGTCGAGGTCCGCACGCTCGCCGACGAAATGTCAGGACATTTCAAAGTGATGTGCGACGCGCTAAATATCAGCTATGATCGCTTCATCCGCACCACCGACCCCGATCATCACGTCGCCAGCCAGGCGTTGTGGCGCGCCATGGCGGCGGCGGGCGACCTGTACCTCGATCGCTACGAGGGCTGGTATTCCGTGCGCGACGAGGCGTTCTACGACGAGAAGGAGCTGGTGGAGGGGGGAGGGGGCGCCAAGCTCTCGCCGCAGGGCACGCCGGTGACCTGGACCGCGGAGGAGACATGGTTCTTCCGGCTGTCCAAATACCAGCAGCCGTTGCTCGACTTCTACGCCGCCAATCCCGACTTCATCCGCCCGGAATCGCGCCGCAACGAGATCCTGCGCTTCGTCGAAGGCGGCCTGTCCGACCTCTCGGTGTCGCGGACCAGCTTCGACTGGGGCGTGCCGGTTCCCGGCAGCCCCGGGCACGTCATGTACGTGTGGGTCGATGCGCTGACCAATTATCTGACCGGTGCCGGATACCCCGATGGCCCGATGCCGCATTGGCCTGCCGACATCCACCTGATCGGCAAGGACATCGTCCGCTTCCACGCGGTCTACTGGCCGGCGTTCCTGATGTCGGCCGGCGTCCCGCTGCCGAAAACGGTCTTCGGACACGGCTTTCTGCTCCACCGCGGCGAGAAGATGTCGAAAAGCCTCGGCAATGTCGTCGATCCGCTCGATCTGGCGAACGCCTTCGGTGTCGACGGGCTGCGCTATTTCCTGCTTCGCGAAGTGAGCTTCGGACAGGACGGAAGCTACGCCGCCGACGCGATCGTGACGCGCGTCAACGCCGAGTTGGCGAACGCCTTCGGCAATCTCGCGCAGCGCACGTTGTCGTTCATCGCCAAGAACCTCGGCGGCGCGCTTCCCGAGCCAGGCCGTGCGGACGTGGCCGACGCGCAGTTGATCGAGGAAGTCGTCGTCGCCTGCGCCGGCTTCAAGGCCGCGTTCGGCGACCTGCTGCTCAGCCAGGGCATCGAGGCGTGGATGCGCGGCGTCTTCGCCTGCAACCAATATATCGACGCGCAGGCGCCATGGGCGCTGCGCAAGACCGATCCCGAGCGGATGCACGCCGTGCTTGGCACGCTCGTCCGCGCGATCCGGATGCTCGCGATCACGATCCTGCCGGTGGTGCCCGCTGGGGCGGGGCGGGTGCTCGATCTGCTCGGCGCCAACGATCGGACCCACGCCGCGGTCGACGACGACGGCTGGTATGCGCGGCAGGCGGCGGCCGGCTTCGTGCTCGCCGCCCCGAACCCGGCCTTCCCGCGGCTCGAGATGCCCATCGAAGCGGAGCCGGCCTGA
- a CDS encoding DNA polymerase III subunit delta', whose product MTALRGHRAAIEAFLAASTGGALHHAWLLAGPLGVGKATFAQAAALRLLADAMTPGALPPGLDVPDDHPAAKLMAAGSHPDLRVLRRLAKKDKEDELARSITVDQIRSLGPFLGTMPSLSPRRVIVIDAADDLERPGASNALLKSLEEPPAGTIFLLVSHAPGRLLPTIRSRCRLLRFDPLDDADMAGVLAEALPEADADERAALVRIGEGAPGRAIGYAGLDLGALDTAVEAIGRDGDPMLTRRAALARALSPKAAQPRYEAFLDRVPTVIARMTTLRVGADLRAALDAYDEARSVAAAARSLSLDTQGTVYELTGIVARLAPSIR is encoded by the coding sequence GTGACGGCGCTGCGCGGCCACCGTGCCGCGATCGAGGCGTTTCTGGCGGCCAGCACCGGCGGCGCGCTGCACCATGCCTGGCTGCTCGCCGGACCGCTCGGGGTCGGCAAGGCCACCTTCGCACAGGCCGCGGCGCTGCGGCTGCTCGCCGATGCGATGACGCCCGGCGCGCTACCGCCCGGCCTCGACGTCCCGGACGATCACCCCGCGGCCAAGCTGATGGCGGCGGGCTCGCACCCCGATCTGCGCGTGCTGCGGCGGCTCGCCAAGAAGGACAAGGAAGACGAACTCGCGCGGTCGATCACGGTCGACCAGATTCGCAGCCTGGGCCCGTTCCTCGGCACGATGCCGTCGCTGTCGCCGCGCCGCGTGATCGTGATCGACGCCGCCGACGATCTCGAACGTCCCGGCGCATCGAATGCGCTGCTGAAGAGCCTCGAGGAGCCGCCCGCCGGAACGATCTTCCTGCTGGTCAGCCACGCGCCGGGCCGGCTGCTCCCGACGATCCGCTCGCGCTGCCGATTGCTGCGGTTCGACCCGCTCGACGACGCCGACATGGCCGGGGTGCTCGCGGAAGCGTTGCCCGAAGCGGACGCCGACGAGCGCGCGGCGTTGGTGCGGATCGGGGAGGGCGCGCCCGGCCGTGCGATCGGCTATGCCGGGCTCGATCTCGGCGCGCTCGATACGGCGGTGGAGGCGATCGGGCGCGATGGCGATCCGATGCTCACCCGCCGCGCCGCGCTTGCGCGTGCCCTGTCGCCCAAGGCCGCGCAGCCCCGCTACGAAGCGTTCCTCGATCGCGTCCCCACCGTCATCGCGCGCATGACCACCTTGCGCGTCGGTGCCGATCTGCGTGCCGCGCTCGATGCCTATGACGAGGCGCGCTCGGTGGCAGCCGCCGCCCGCAGCCTGTCACTGGACACGCAGGGCACCGTCTACGAACTGACCGGCATCGTCGCGCGCCTCGCCCCGTCAATCCGCTAA
- the tmk gene encoding dTMP kinase, giving the protein MTSGRFLSLEGGEGAGKSTQVRALAAALAERGIDTVVTREPGGSEGAEAIRALLMHGDATRWSARAEALLFAAARADHVEKVIRPALDAGRWVICDRYIDSTRAYQGAAGEIDDAAIVALHAFGAAGLLPDRTFLLTLPAEMGAARAAARDGVAADRFARRDPRFHATVAAAFDAFAADDPARFRRIDAALPAAAVTAAMLDALTDLLP; this is encoded by the coding sequence ATGACGAGCGGTCGGTTCCTCAGCCTCGAAGGCGGGGAGGGGGCGGGCAAGTCGACGCAGGTCCGCGCGCTCGCCGCCGCCCTCGCCGAACGCGGCATCGACACCGTCGTGACCCGCGAACCGGGGGGCAGCGAGGGTGCGGAGGCGATCCGCGCCTTGCTGATGCACGGCGATGCAACCCGCTGGAGCGCACGCGCCGAGGCGCTGCTGTTCGCCGCCGCGCGCGCCGATCATGTCGAGAAAGTGATCCGCCCCGCGCTCGACGCGGGGCGCTGGGTGATCTGCGATCGCTACATCGACTCGACGCGTGCGTATCAGGGGGCTGCGGGCGAGATCGACGATGCCGCGATCGTCGCGCTTCATGCGTTCGGCGCGGCGGGGCTGCTCCCCGATCGCACTTTCCTGCTCACGCTCCCGGCGGAGATGGGTGCCGCGCGCGCCGCCGCACGCGATGGCGTCGCCGCCGATCGCTTCGCACGCCGCGATCCACGCTTCCACGCCACGGTCGCCGCGGCCTTTGACGCCTTCGCTGCCGATGACCCGGCGCGATTCCGCCGGATCGACGCGGCCTTGCCCGCCGCTGCGGTGACCGCTGCGATGCTCGACGCGCTGACGGATTTGCTGCCGTGA
- a CDS encoding D-alanyl-D-alanine carboxypeptidase, translating into MTKLLTVLALPAAVVALAMPAVAAAPQFDTPAPVAFLEDLSSGAVLFARDADRRMPPASMAKMMTVYTAFEMIKRGDLKLDTEFEVRPETWQKWHGPKAGSTMFLSSGERVSVANLLYGIVTLSGNDACIVLAEGISGTEQAFVERMNEDAAKLGLKNSHFGTANGWPDGGVTYVTARDLATLAAATIQQHPKLYKQFYSRRDFTWGKTMGAGQAITQANRDPLLGRVAGADGLKTGHTEEAGYGFTGSAEQNGRRLVMVLAGLTSFNQRASESVRFMEWGFRAWQAKPVVKAGREVGTATVQLGSAREVKLVAPKDLTVTIPSGSRPKLAAKIVYDGPIKAPIKQGAHIADLVVSSPGLPEQRMPLVAGGDVGEAGFFGRAWQGLFG; encoded by the coding sequence ATGACCAAGCTGCTGACCGTCCTCGCGCTTCCCGCTGCCGTCGTCGCGCTGGCGATGCCCGCCGTCGCCGCCGCGCCGCAGTTCGACACGCCCGCGCCGGTCGCGTTCCTCGAGGATCTGTCGTCGGGCGCGGTGCTGTTCGCGCGTGATGCCGATCGCCGGATGCCGCCGGCATCGATGGCGAAGATGATGACGGTCTACACCGCGTTCGAGATGATCAAGCGCGGCGACCTGAAGCTCGATACCGAGTTCGAGGTCCGGCCGGAGACGTGGCAGAAGTGGCACGGCCCCAAGGCGGGGTCGACGATGTTCCTGTCGTCGGGCGAGCGCGTGTCGGTCGCCAACCTGCTCTACGGCATCGTCACGCTGTCGGGGAACGACGCGTGCATCGTGCTGGCGGAGGGCATCTCGGGCACCGAACAGGCGTTCGTCGAGCGGATGAACGAGGATGCCGCGAAGCTCGGGCTGAAGAACAGCCATTTCGGCACCGCGAACGGCTGGCCGGACGGCGGGGTCACCTATGTCACCGCGCGCGATCTCGCCACGCTGGCCGCCGCGACGATCCAGCAGCACCCGAAACTTTACAAGCAATTCTATTCGCGCCGTGATTTCACCTGGGGCAAGACGATGGGCGCCGGGCAGGCGATCACTCAGGCGAACCGCGACCCGTTGCTCGGCCGCGTCGCCGGCGCCGACGGTCTCAAGACCGGGCATACCGAGGAGGCCGGCTATGGCTTCACCGGCTCGGCGGAGCAGAACGGCCGCCGGCTGGTGATGGTGCTCGCCGGGCTGACCAGCTTCAACCAGCGCGCGAGTGAATCGGTGCGCTTCATGGAATGGGGCTTTCGCGCGTGGCAGGCCAAGCCGGTCGTGAAGGCCGGGCGCGAGGTCGGCACCGCCACGGTCCAGCTCGGCAGCGCGCGCGAGGTGAAGCTCGTCGCGCCGAAGGACCTGACCGTCACGATCCCGTCGGGCAGCCGCCCGAAGCTCGCCGCCAAGATCGTCTATGACGGCCCGATCAAGGCCCCGATCAAGCAGGGCGCCCATATCGCCGATCTCGTCGTGTCGTCGCCCGGCCTGCCCGAGCAACGGATGCCGCTGGTCGCCGGTGGCGATGTGGGCGAGGCGGGCTTCTTCGGTCGTGCGTGGCAGGGCCTGTTCGGCTGA
- a CDS encoding lytic murein transglycosylase yields the protein MKAVTTLSRGLAAAMCLIAPTAASAQDDSGFRTYLAQVRGRAAAAGVTTATLDSVLSALTFNPRVVALDQQQPEARPNAPVPRFAPYRTTHVDTARISRGRTTYEAQRARLARVEAATGVPEQVMVAIWGHETNYGSYTGNFDTVRSLASLAYEGRRRPLFEGELIAALKMIDRGVSRTQLTGSWAGAMGNPQFLPSVYLRLARDGDGDGRADIWNSAADTLASIGNYFVQAGWRRGQPWGVAVNVPASFDRSEVRNRLVSPRCPRVFERHSAWRSMGEWRALGVSAQGRTLADDVQATLIEPDGPGQTAYLLTGNYRVILDYNCSNFYALSVGLLADAIAS from the coding sequence ATGAAAGCGGTAACAACTCTCTCGCGCGGACTGGCGGCGGCCATGTGCCTGATCGCGCCAACGGCGGCATCGGCGCAGGACGACAGCGGATTCCGCACCTATCTGGCGCAGGTGCGCGGGCGTGCGGCTGCGGCGGGCGTGACGACCGCCACGCTGGACAGCGTGCTCTCCGCGCTGACCTTCAACCCCCGGGTCGTCGCGCTGGACCAGCAGCAACCGGAGGCGCGGCCCAACGCGCCGGTTCCCCGCTTCGCGCCCTACCGCACCACGCACGTCGACACCGCCCGCATCTCGCGCGGGCGCACCACCTACGAAGCGCAGCGCGCCCGGCTCGCGCGCGTCGAGGCGGCGACCGGCGTGCCCGAGCAGGTCATGGTCGCGATCTGGGGCCACGAAACCAATTACGGTTCGTACACCGGCAATTTCGACACGGTGCGCAGCCTCGCCAGCCTCGCCTATGAGGGCCGGCGCCGCCCGCTGTTCGAGGGCGAGCTGATCGCGGCGCTCAAGATGATCGACCGCGGCGTGTCGCGCACGCAGCTCACCGGAAGCTGGGCCGGCGCGATGGGCAATCCGCAATTCCTCCCCTCCGTCTACCTGCGGCTCGCCCGCGACGGCGATGGCGACGGGCGCGCCGACATCTGGAACTCCGCGGCGGACACGCTGGCATCGATCGGCAATTACTTCGTTCAGGCCGGCTGGCGGCGCGGCCAGCCATGGGGCGTCGCGGTCAACGTGCCCGCCAGCTTTGACCGCAGCGAAGTCCGCAACCGGCTCGTCTCGCCGCGCTGCCCGCGCGTGTTCGAGCGGCACAGCGCGTGGCGCTCGATGGGCGAGTGGCGCGCGCTCGGCGTGTCGGCGCAGGGCCGCACGCTCGCCGACGACGTGCAGGCGACGCTGATCGAGCCCGACGGCCCCGGCCAGACCGCCTATCTGCTGACCGGCAATTACCGCGTGATCCTCGACTACAATTGCTCGAATTTCTACGCGCTGTCGGTCGGTCTGCTCGCCGATGCGATTGCGTCATAG